From Micromonospora echinospora, one genomic window encodes:
- a CDS encoding right-handed parallel beta-helix repeat-containing protein, whose protein sequence is MRPSRQRRLALLLSAVLAPAAAFVVGLAATASAATVFSDDFSDGDTGGWSKSGGSWAVVTDGSPAARQSNAGSENARLFAGSTSWTGYTVQARVKPLSLAANGHVGLLARAGGSTTYYRLALLPGDRVQLQAVSGGSVTVLATASRPVVPGTWYTLSVEVAGTTVRGSVDGTVIGQGTSTLSSAGRIGLQTAYASATFDDVVVSTGGGTPPTTPPPTTPPTSAPPPTTPPATTPPPTTAPPPSGTLFVATNGDDANPGTLAQPLRTIQRAHDLVQPGGTIAVRGGTYAPSVTIKILKDGTSSQPITLTNHNGERVVIDGENMPYTPGAVGSSIPRSDRGALHVEGDWWRFVGLEIANGPYGIFGVDTNNGRYERLVTRDNYESGLHIQGSSSGNQIIDLDSYGNRDPRKNGESADGLAIKEGSGTGNVVRGARLWRNADDGFDAWLFLSPILIENSVAYDNGYNYWNLPDYTGDGNGFKNGGGNDPRPAVNHVTRNSMAWGNSAGGFIDNGNPGSLVFERNTAWDNGKAGFDVSRSTSTVNRNLSVGNTTNVSLGNSTGSNNSWNIGGTWTFVSTDPATITGPRSADGSIPRSTFLRPANGADVGARL, encoded by the coding sequence ATGCGTCCGTCCCGCCAGCGTCGGCTGGCCCTCCTCCTGTCGGCGGTGCTCGCCCCCGCCGCCGCGTTCGTGGTCGGGCTCGCCGCGACCGCCTCCGCCGCCACCGTGTTCAGCGACGACTTCTCCGACGGCGACACCGGCGGCTGGTCGAAGTCCGGCGGCAGTTGGGCCGTCGTCACCGACGGGTCCCCGGCCGCCCGGCAGTCCAACGCCGGCAGCGAGAACGCCCGGCTCTTCGCCGGCAGCACCAGTTGGACCGGGTACACCGTGCAGGCCCGGGTGAAGCCGCTCAGCCTCGCCGCGAACGGCCACGTCGGCCTGCTGGCCCGCGCGGGCGGGTCGACGACGTACTACCGGCTCGCCCTGCTGCCCGGCGACCGGGTGCAGTTGCAGGCGGTCAGCGGCGGTTCGGTGACCGTCCTCGCCACCGCCTCCCGTCCGGTCGTCCCGGGGACCTGGTACACCCTCTCCGTCGAGGTCGCCGGCACCACCGTCCGGGGCAGCGTCGACGGGACGGTGATCGGCCAGGGCACCAGCACGCTGTCCAGCGCCGGCCGGATCGGCCTCCAGACCGCGTACGCGTCGGCGACCTTCGACGACGTGGTGGTCAGCACCGGTGGCGGCACGCCGCCGACCACGCCACCGCCGACCACCCCGCCCACCAGCGCGCCACCACCGACCACGCCACCCGCGACCACCCCGCCGCCGACCACGGCGCCGCCGCCCTCGGGCACCCTCTTCGTCGCGACGAACGGCGACGACGCCAACCCGGGCACCCTGGCCCAGCCGCTGCGCACCATCCAGCGCGCCCACGACCTCGTACAGCCCGGAGGCACCATCGCGGTCCGGGGCGGCACCTACGCCCCGAGCGTCACCATCAAGATCCTCAAGGACGGCACCTCGTCGCAGCCGATCACCCTCACCAACCACAACGGCGAGCGTGTGGTCATCGACGGCGAGAACATGCCGTACACCCCGGGGGCCGTGGGCTCCTCCATCCCCCGCTCCGACCGGGGGGCGCTGCACGTCGAGGGCGACTGGTGGCGGTTCGTCGGCCTGGAGATCGCCAACGGTCCGTACGGCATCTTCGGCGTCGACACCAACAACGGCCGGTACGAGCGGCTGGTCACCCGGGACAACTACGAGTCGGGCCTGCACATCCAGGGATCCTCGTCCGGCAACCAGATCATCGACCTGGACAGCTACGGCAACCGCGATCCCCGCAAGAACGGCGAGAGCGCGGACGGGCTGGCGATCAAGGAGGGTTCCGGCACCGGCAACGTGGTCCGGGGCGCGCGGCTGTGGCGCAACGCCGACGACGGCTTCGACGCGTGGCTGTTCCTCTCGCCCATCCTGATCGAGAACAGCGTCGCCTACGACAACGGCTACAACTACTGGAACCTGCCTGACTACACCGGTGACGGCAACGGCTTCAAGAACGGCGGCGGCAACGACCCCCGTCCGGCCGTCAACCACGTCACCCGCAACAGCATGGCCTGGGGCAACTCGGCCGGCGGGTTCATCGACAACGGCAACCCGGGCTCGCTGGTGTTCGAACGCAACACCGCGTGGGACAACGGCAAGGCCGGTTTCGACGTCTCCCGTTCGACCTCCACGGTCAACCGGAACCTCTCGGTCGGCAACACCACGAACGTGTCGCTGGGCAACTCCACCGGGTCGAACAACTCGTGGAACATCGGCGGTACCTGGACCTTCGTGAGCACCGATCCGGCCACCATCACCGGTCCCCGGTCGGCGGACGGGTCCATCCCGAGGTCGACCTTCCTGCGTCCGGCCAACGGCGCGGACGTGGGCGCCCGGCTCTGA